The sequence AACGCTCCACTCCATATTTGTAGATGGGGTTAATATATGTCATAAAGACTAACGGAATGCCAATTTCCTTTCTGCTTTCCTTTAACACTTCAAAAACCTTTTGTAGTGTCGTCCCATTTTCCAGGGCCCGCTTCCCCGCCTCTTGGATGGTCGGTCCGTCGGCAACGGGATCCGAGAACGGGATCCCGACTTCAATGGCCGTCGCTCCTCTTTCTTCGAGCATTTTCAAAGTCGATATCAAGGACTCTATCCCCCCATCCCCTGCCATCACGTAAGGAATGAACAGTTTATTTCCTTTATCCAGTTCAGCTTTAAACGTGTTTTCAAGAAATGTTTTACCCATGTTGACTACCTCCCAGCAACTCTTTCACTTGTTCCACATCTTTATCTCCTCTACCTGACAAACAGATGACAACCGATTCTTCTGTTGACATATTTTCAGCTAACTTCACCGCATAGGCGACTGCATGTGAGCTTTCCAGTGCTGGTATAATCCCCTCTGTCTGGGATAATTGCTTAAATGCCGCTAATGCTTCCACGTCTGAGATCGACGAATATTCCACTCTATCAATATCTTTCAAGTAGCTATGTTCCGGACCGACACCAGGGTAATCAAGGCCTGCTGAAACCGAGTGGGCTTCTTGAATCTGCCCTTCATCATTTTGCAGCAGATACATCATACTGCCATGAAGAATCCCGACGGACCCCTTTGTTAATGTGGCTGCATGTTTGTCGGTTTCAATCCCGCTTCCAGCCGCTTCCACACCGTATAAGTCAACTTCTCTATCATCAATGAACGGGTGAAACATTCCGATGGCATTGCTGCCGCCTCCAACACAAGCGACGATGGCCTTTGGCAGGCATTTTTCTTTTTCGAAGAATTGTCGCTTTGTTTCTTTCCCGATCACACTTTGAAAATCCCGTACCATTTTAGGAAATGGGTGTGGTCCCAAAACGGAGCCAATAATGTAG is a genomic window of Rossellomorea sp. y25 containing:
- the trpB gene encoding tryptophan synthase subunit beta → MIYAQPDQKGLFGQFGGRFVPESLMKAVQELEEAYDEASKDEEFQVKLQNYLKDYVGRENPLYFAENLSKQVGGAKIYLKREDLNHTGAHKINNTIGQALLAERMGKRKIVAETGAGQHGVATATVCALLNLDCVIFMGEQDIRRQKLNVFRMELMGAKVVSVTQGSATLKDAVNEALRYWVANVEDTHYIIGSVLGPHPFPKMVRDFQSVIGKETKRQFFEKEKCLPKAIVACVGGGSNAIGMFHPFIDDREVDLYGVEAAGSGIETDKHAATLTKGSVGILHGSMMYLLQNDEGQIQEAHSVSAGLDYPGVGPEHSYLKDIDRVEYSSISDVEALAAFKQLSQTEGIIPALESSHAVAYAVKLAENMSTEESVVICLSGRGDKDVEQVKELLGGSQHG